One region of Bacteroidales bacterium genomic DNA includes:
- a CDS encoding PD-(D/E)XK nuclease family protein codes for MEKDQLVQPSGECTGFLRQVAAYLHRAYGEQLHRFCIVFPNIRAGLFFRKYLAALSDRPVWSPAFRSMNSLMEEIAGWTESDRVGMVFDLYQAYREHKPTAESFDEFYFWGEMLLDDFDDIDKHLVDARDLFRNVSDLKEIDQLFDYLSEDQKNAIRIFWQDFNGGKTGALKADFATVWPSLHLIYHSFKKRLQDKSLGYEGMIQREAVRLIRSNKAGNTGYERYVFIGFNALNPCEKYFFKSLQKQDKAMFFWDYDDYYLNHKWHEAGIFMRENIRQFPSEWHIDSQNLTDKAKEMEVISVPSETGQAGMAGQILNGMPAGIDWDRTAVVLPDEHLLLPVLSSIPQEIRDINITMGYPFVFSPANSLFERLALLQQRVRIYSGVVKFYHHDVNMVLHHPYIQNIASKEADEAIRDTVEHNRIYVSVEEMTDHPLFRMLFRKCSGAGDFIAYLLEAASEIIGWIKKNEDTEAHISANEQYQLEYLYTFYTSLQRIGDIFSSEQIDMEVHVFCRLMRKVFASLKIPFSGEPLKGLQVMGMLETRVLDFEHVIILSMNEGIIPKPNPRQSFIPYNLRKGFGLTTSERYDAISAYHFYRLIQRASNIHLIYNSAATDRNTGEMSRFISQLIYEPAFEVRKRDITFHVRTQDDREIIHERTADIRKLLALYCSQGEGKRMLSPSALNTYLDCRLRFYFRYIEGLEEQEQVIDEIDPSVFGLLLHKTMEDLYRPYLNEVMSVELLTQIQKNTSLIDETLLKAFAEHYFHSRHVDESDITGRNIIIREVLLKYIHRVIEVDKAAAPFTLLGLEEKLNIPVPVSSISSSATVNMYGIIDRIECRNEALYIIDYKTGNASRKFRSVPDLFDRNKNGNHAVMQTLVYACMAKLVYPGYRKINSGLYVVKDLFREPDYDPRISIIRQDPLDNYFDVSKEFEYLLNELLAEMFLSDVPFTQTPDEKKCLNCLYADICHRKRG; via the coding sequence GTGGAAAAAGATCAACTTGTTCAACCATCCGGGGAATGTACCGGATTCCTCCGGCAGGTGGCGGCTTATTTGCATCGGGCATATGGCGAACAATTGCACCGGTTTTGTATCGTTTTTCCGAATATCCGGGCCGGGTTGTTTTTCAGGAAGTATCTTGCCGCTCTGTCTGACAGGCCGGTGTGGAGCCCTGCGTTCCGTTCCATGAATTCATTGATGGAAGAAATAGCCGGCTGGACGGAATCCGACCGGGTCGGGATGGTATTCGATTTGTATCAGGCTTACCGGGAACATAAACCAACTGCTGAAAGTTTCGATGAATTTTATTTCTGGGGTGAAATGTTGCTGGATGATTTTGACGATATCGATAAACATCTGGTAGATGCCCGGGACCTGTTCCGGAACGTTTCCGACCTCAAAGAGATAGATCAGTTATTCGATTATTTGTCGGAAGACCAAAAGAACGCTATCCGTATTTTCTGGCAGGATTTCAATGGAGGGAAGACAGGTGCCCTGAAAGCGGACTTTGCAACCGTATGGCCTTCACTTCACCTGATCTATCATTCTTTTAAGAAACGGTTGCAGGATAAGTCGTTGGGTTATGAAGGCATGATACAACGGGAAGCGGTAAGGTTGATCCGTAGTAATAAAGCCGGAAATACCGGATATGAACGATATGTATTTATCGGCTTCAATGCGTTGAATCCCTGTGAAAAATATTTTTTCAAATCGCTGCAGAAACAGGATAAAGCCATGTTCTTCTGGGATTATGACGACTATTACCTGAACCACAAATGGCATGAAGCCGGAATATTTATGCGGGAAAATATCCGTCAGTTCCCTTCTGAATGGCACATTGATTCACAGAACCTGACGGACAAGGCCAAAGAGATGGAGGTTATTTCAGTTCCTTCCGAAACGGGGCAGGCAGGAATGGCCGGGCAGATACTGAACGGGATGCCTGCAGGTATCGATTGGGACCGTACGGCCGTGGTGCTGCCCGACGAGCATTTATTGTTGCCGGTACTTTCGTCTATTCCACAGGAAATAAGGGATATCAATATTACCATGGGGTATCCTTTTGTTTTTTCTCCGGCCAACAGCCTTTTCGAGCGGCTGGCCCTGTTACAACAAAGAGTACGTATTTATTCCGGGGTGGTCAAATTTTACCATCATGATGTAAATATGGTTTTACACCATCCATATATTCAGAATATTGCATCAAAAGAGGCTGATGAGGCCATTCGGGATACCGTGGAACATAACCGGATCTATGTATCCGTGGAGGAAATGACCGATCATCCGTTATTCCGTATGTTATTCCGGAAGTGTTCGGGTGCAGGGGATTTTATCGCTTATTTGCTGGAAGCCGCTTCGGAAATCATCGGATGGATCAAAAAAAATGAAGATACAGAGGCGCATATCTCCGCCAACGAACAATACCAGTTGGAATACCTGTATACATTTTATACCTCACTGCAAAGGATCGGGGACATATTTTCTTCGGAACAGATCGATATGGAGGTCCATGTATTTTGCCGTTTGATGCGTAAAGTTTTTGCCTCGCTCAAAATTCCTTTCAGCGGGGAACCGCTTAAAGGGCTTCAGGTGATGGGAATGCTCGAGACACGGGTGCTCGATTTTGAACATGTCATCATCCTGTCGATGAACGAGGGTATTATCCCGAAGCCCAATCCCCGCCAGTCTTTTATTCCCTATAATCTTCGTAAGGGTTTTGGGTTGACGACCTCCGAACGTTACGATGCCATCAGCGCTTATCATTTTTATCGTTTGATCCAGAGGGCGTCAAATATCCATTTGATCTACAATTCGGCGGCAACCGACCGGAATACGGGTGAGATGAGCCGCTTTATCAGCCAGTTGATCTATGAACCTGCATTTGAAGTACGGAAACGGGATATTACTTTTCATGTTCGTACCCAGGACGACAGGGAGATCATTCACGAAAGGACAGCAGATATTAGGAAATTACTGGCTTTATATTGTTCTCAGGGTGAGGGAAAAAGAATGTTGTCTCCCAGCGCTTTGAATACTTACCTGGATTGCCGCCTGCGTTTTTACTTCCGTTATATCGAGGGATTGGAGGAACAGGAACAGGTCATCGATGAGATCGACCCTTCTGTATTCGGGTTGTTGTTGCATAAAACCATGGAAGATCTTTACCGTCCGTACCTGAACGAAGTGATGTCTGTAGAATTGCTCACGCAGATACAAAAGAATACATCCCTGATCGATGAGACCCTGTTGAAAGCCTTTGCAGAACATTATTTTCATTCCCGGCATGTCGATGAAAGCGATATTACCGGACGGAATATCATTATCCGGGAAGTGTTGCTGAAATATATCCATCGGGTAATAGAGGTGGATAAAGCTGCGGCTCCGTTCACACTGCTGGGATTGGAAGAAAAACTGAATATTCCTGTTCCGGTCAGCAGTATTTCTTCTTCTGCTACCGTGAACATGTACGGCATCATTGATCGTATCGAATGCAGGAATGAGGCATTGTATATTATTGACTATAAAACAGGGAATGCCAGCCGGAAATTCAGGTCCGTTCCCGATCTGTTTGACCGCAATAAGAACGGAAATCACGCTGTGATGCAGACACTGGTATATGCCTGTATGGCGAAGCTGGTTTATCCCGGATACCGGAAGATCAATTCAGGATTGTATGTGGTCAAGGATCTGTTCCGGGAACCGGATTATGATCCGAGGATCTCTATCATAAGACAGGATCCTTTGGATAATTACTTTGATGTGTCCAAAGAGTTCGAATACCTGTTGAATGAATTACTGGCGGAAATGTTTCTCAGTGATGTTCCTTTTACACAAACCCCGGATGAAAAGAAATGCCTGAATTGTCTGTATGCGGATATTTGCCACAGGAAACGGGGATAA
- a CDS encoding VOC family protein, with the protein MKFSNVRLLVKDFAKCFKFYSEKLGLEPAWGDESSGYASFKVADGIEGFALFVSDWMAPSVGNANKELPVGFREKSLVSFSVDNVDDTYVALKAKGVIFVNEPTDMADWGMRTVHLRDPEDNLIELFSPLASDQWSEELIEENKRYE; encoded by the coding sequence ATGAAATTCAGTAACGTAAGATTATTAGTAAAGGATTTTGCTAAATGTTTTAAGTTCTACTCTGAAAAACTTGGATTGGAACCGGCCTGGGGTGATGAGAGCAGTGGATATGCCAGTTTTAAGGTAGCAGACGGGATAGAAGGTTTCGCTCTTTTTGTATCCGATTGGATGGCACCGTCTGTAGGTAATGCGAATAAAGAATTGCCTGTAGGATTCCGGGAGAAGTCACTTGTGTCATTCAGTGTGGATAATGTTGATGACACTTATGTAGCTTTGAAAGCAAAGGGTGTGATATTTGTTAATGAACCTACCGATATGGCTGATTGGGGGATGCGCACGGTACATTTGCGCGATCCTGAAGATAATTTAATAGAACTTTTTTCACCATTGGCTTCGGACCAATGGAGTGAAGAGCTAATAGAAGAAAATAAAAGATACGAGTAA
- a CDS encoding site-specific integrase: MKSTYRILFLIRKRDLNKDGLANIMVRITISGEKAEFSSKEFVKPEMWNSLGKVMGRTKEAQQINDSLDKIKIALDKQYKEILEKDGYVTPDKLRDTYLGKIIRKHTVLSLYNIKVEQKRNLVGKTIRCTTLSKYLATRKRVADFMVYKYKKEDMPIRDVDFQFVTDYEVYLKSICKCGHNSTVKHLRYLKQVVTNALKNRYIAVDPFDDYTLGYKPVKKEFLIEPEIKKLMNKKFESKRLAEVRDVFLFQIFTGLAYIDAANLTENNIIEDGYGQKWIQLTRQKSSVQANIPLLDVPLSILKKYKGLKNGKLLPIHTNQKMNEYLKEIASLCGINKRLTTHCGRHSFGTIMLTKGVSIESVSKMLGHTNITTTQIYAKVLNQKIFTEVNKVRGELDGLAKYYRQRK; the protein is encoded by the coding sequence ATGAAAAGTACGTATCGAATCCTTTTCTTAATCAGAAAGAGAGACTTAAACAAGGATGGACTCGCCAATATCATGGTTAGAATAACAATTAGCGGAGAAAAAGCAGAATTCAGTTCCAAAGAATTTGTCAAGCCTGAAATGTGGAACTCATTGGGCAAAGTCATGGGAAGAACAAAGGAAGCCCAACAAATAAATGATTCGCTGGATAAAATAAAGATTGCTTTGGATAAGCAATACAAAGAAATTCTTGAAAAAGATGGCTATGTTACACCGGATAAACTCCGAGACACCTATCTGGGTAAGATTATTCGTAAACATACCGTCTTATCCCTATATAATATTAAGGTAGAGCAAAAGCGAAATCTTGTCGGAAAAACAATCCGTTGTACCACTCTTTCTAAATATTTGGCTACCCGAAAGCGTGTTGCCGATTTCATGGTGTACAAATATAAGAAAGAAGATATGCCAATCCGCGATGTAGATTTTCAATTTGTGACGGACTATGAGGTTTATCTGAAATCAATCTGCAAATGTGGACATAACTCTACCGTCAAACATTTACGTTACTTGAAGCAAGTAGTTACCAATGCGCTTAAAAACAGATATATTGCCGTTGACCCTTTCGATGATTATACATTAGGATACAAGCCTGTAAAAAAGGAATTTCTGATTGAGCCTGAAATCAAGAAGCTAATGAATAAGAAATTCGAGTCAAAACGACTAGCGGAAGTACGAGATGTATTTTTGTTTCAAATTTTCACTGGGTTAGCCTACATAGATGCCGCCAATCTAACAGAGAATAATATTATAGAAGACGGTTACGGACAGAAATGGATACAACTGACCCGTCAGAAATCTTCTGTTCAGGCTAATATTCCACTATTGGATGTTCCTTTATCTATTCTCAAAAAATATAAAGGATTGAAAAACGGTAAACTGTTACCCATTCATACCAACCAAAAAATGAACGAATATTTGAAAGAAATTGCTTCTTTATGTGGCATAAATAAAAGATTGACAACGCATTGCGGTAGGCATTCGTTCGGAACGATTATGCTGACCAAAGGGGTTTCAATCGAAAGTGTTTCTAAGATGTTAGGTCATACAAATATCACTACAACACAGATTTACGCGAAAGTTCTTAATCAGAAAATATTCACGGAAGTGAATAAGGTCAGAGGAGAATTGGATGGGTTGGCAAAGTATTATAGACAGAGGAAATAA
- a CDS encoding sensor histidine kinase — translation MIQIKKINIKHILIFLFATLLYALCQMLFSAILMKEDLGDKFLIQLLSHYVVIFTMCIADYLLLLFLNKYIPYSKNILLRVIADFVGVIVICLIVLGMFNYLIYDVLLISKDGLPSFLVKFAFGMTNNIPILLAFELIHYFQSEQKAIADSEKAKREALLFEHETLRSQINPHFLFNSLNVLSSLIYMNPDNANKFTKALSKTYRYVLSLNRRPMVSVEEDLDALESYIFLMEMRFENSFTFTVNKTCACEKKMIIPLTLQLLIENVFKHNVATEEMPLDIKITIGSEYITVENNIQPSNDVDKGGIGLKYLTKQYKLYAKEVVVEHTPQVFIVKIPYIQP, via the coding sequence ATGATACAGATTAAAAAGATAAATATAAAACATATCCTTATTTTTCTGTTTGCCACACTGCTTTATGCTTTGTGTCAAATGCTTTTCAGTGCTATTCTGATGAAAGAAGATTTAGGGGATAAATTTCTGATTCAGCTACTATCCCACTATGTCGTAATCTTTACCATGTGTATCGCAGATTACCTGTTATTACTATTCCTGAATAAGTATATACCCTATTCCAAAAACATATTACTCCGTGTCATAGCAGACTTTGTTGGGGTAATCGTAATATGCCTGATTGTATTGGGTATGTTCAATTACCTGATATATGATGTACTTCTTATTTCAAAAGACGGGCTGCCTTCTTTCCTTGTCAAATTTGCATTTGGGATGACAAACAATATCCCTATCCTGTTGGCATTTGAGCTGATCCACTACTTCCAATCCGAACAAAAAGCCATCGCTGATTCCGAGAAAGCAAAACGTGAAGCATTGCTGTTCGAACATGAAACGCTGAGGTCGCAGATAAACCCGCATTTTCTGTTTAACTCGCTGAATGTATTATCGTCATTAATCTATATGAATCCGGACAATGCGAATAAGTTCACCAAAGCCCTCTCAAAAACTTATCGCTATGTGCTTTCTTTAAACCGCCGACCAATGGTTTCTGTTGAAGAAGATTTGGACGCACTGGAATCATATATCTTCCTAATGGAAATGAGATTTGAAAACTCTTTTACTTTTACGGTAAACAAAACGTGCGCCTGTGAAAAGAAGATGATTATTCCCCTTACCCTGCAATTACTGATAGAGAACGTATTCAAGCATAATGTAGCAACCGAAGAAATGCCATTGGATATAAAAATTACTATCGGGAGTGAATACATTACAGTTGAGAACAATATCCAGCCCTCGAATGATGTGGATAAAGGAGGAATCGGACTGAAATATCTCACAAAGCAATATAAACTGTATGCCAAAGAGGTAGTCGTTGAGCATACTCCCCAAGTGTTTATTGTAAAAATCCCCTATATACAACCATGA
- a CDS encoding LytTR family DNA-binding domain-containing protein: MKYLIVEDERFAYEELKRMMTELRPDYSLEKRTKTVVDTIAFLKTSAVDLILLDIRLADGNCFEIFNHVEVSTPVIFTTAYDEHAIKAFKLNSIDYLLKPFDEKELEAALIKFENIFHDNSHKTDPKNFEQILAAKNKNRFLISKGDNYHYIETADIAHFYSEEGVVFLHTFQNKRYIINYTLDQLEQQLDSRLFFRVSRNCISNVKAIENVAKYFNSRLKLSFQPACPHEVLVSRVRVPDFLKWMDGIL, encoded by the coding sequence ATGAAGTACCTGATAGTAGAAGATGAGCGGTTTGCATACGAAGAACTGAAACGCATGATGACGGAGTTACGTCCCGATTATTCGTTGGAGAAGCGGACGAAAACAGTCGTAGACACCATTGCGTTTTTGAAAACTTCTGCTGTCGATCTGATTTTGTTGGATATACGGCTTGCCGATGGCAACTGCTTCGAGATATTCAACCATGTAGAGGTCAGTACGCCTGTCATATTTACCACTGCTTACGATGAACACGCTATCAAGGCATTCAAGTTGAACAGCATTGATTACCTGTTAAAACCTTTTGATGAAAAGGAACTGGAGGCGGCATTAATCAAGTTTGAGAATATCTTCCACGATAATTCTCATAAAACCGATCCGAAGAACTTCGAGCAGATATTGGCAGCCAAAAACAAGAACCGTTTCTTGATATCGAAAGGAGACAATTATCATTATATAGAAACGGCGGATATTGCTCATTTTTACAGTGAAGAAGGGGTTGTATTCCTGCATACGTTTCAAAACAAACGATATATCATCAATTACACGTTAGACCAACTGGAACAGCAGCTTGATAGCCGCCTGTTTTTTCGAGTATCACGTAATTGCATCAGTAATGTGAAGGCAATCGAAAATGTGGCTAAATACTTCAATAGCCGTTTAAAGCTCTCTTTCCAACCTGCCTGTCCTCACGAAGTGCTGGTCAGCAGGGTGCGTGTACCCGACTTTCTGAAATGGATGGACGGGATTCTTTAA
- a CDS encoding helix-turn-helix transcriptional regulator — translation MDSIPIHKTSELFQGEVAQMRYISGEEKSPVNAHVHRDDYYIFLLIEKGKGTVLIDFEERKIAGNNIYCILPGQVHHSGNKVNASGWFLAVDSMLVKSEHKEIFEKAIIAGYTPKPDEGTINTLRSCAVLVHKRLQSDKQNSGQQILHDLLSAYIGMIAEVYQEGLSPSANKRFAIITYEFKTLLSVNYRSMKQPSQYAAKMNISPIYLYEAVKQTTGQSVSNYIHNEIVIQAKRLLFYTDRSVKEIALELGYEDYAYFTRLFTKTSKLSPTQFRKKYLK, via the coding sequence ATGGATTCTATTCCCATTCATAAAACATCCGAACTCTTTCAGGGAGAAGTCGCCCAAATGCGGTATATTTCGGGAGAAGAAAAATCGCCTGTCAATGCTCATGTACATAGAGACGATTATTATATTTTCCTTTTAATAGAGAAAGGCAAGGGCACTGTATTAATTGATTTTGAGGAACGCAAAATAGCCGGAAATAATATTTATTGTATTCTGCCGGGGCAAGTTCATCACTCTGGTAATAAAGTCAATGCCAGTGGTTGGTTTTTAGCGGTTGATAGCATGCTTGTAAAAAGTGAACATAAGGAAATATTTGAGAAAGCTATCATTGCCGGATACACACCCAAACCAGACGAAGGTACGATCAATACATTAAGAAGTTGTGCTGTTCTTGTTCATAAACGACTTCAATCCGATAAACAAAATAGCGGACAACAAATTCTGCATGATTTACTTTCAGCCTATATTGGGATGATAGCAGAAGTTTATCAAGAAGGGTTATCCCCATCAGCCAATAAACGTTTTGCTATCATTACTTACGAGTTCAAGACTTTGCTGTCCGTCAATTATCGCTCAATGAAACAGCCATCTCAATATGCGGCTAAAATGAATATTTCTCCGATATATCTATATGAAGCTGTTAAACAGACCACCGGACAGAGTGTGAGTAATTATATCCACAACGAAATTGTCATTCAAGCCAAACGCTTGCTGTTCTATACCGATAGAAGCGTTAAGGAGATTGCTTTGGAGTTGGGATATGAAGATTATGCCTACTTTACACGTCTGTTTACTAAGACATCAAAACTATCCCCGACACAATTCCGAAAGAAATACCTTAAATAG
- a CDS encoding 4Fe-4S binding protein, which yields MSINPHKCKACWECITVCPKQVIGKVGFLWHKHIVFKDSDNCSGCQKCIKICPHGVFNHQ from the coding sequence ATGAGTATTAATCCTCATAAATGCAAAGCCTGTTGGGAATGTATAACTGTTTGTCCGAAACAAGTAATCGGCAAAGTTGGATTCCTATGGCATAAACATATCGTATTCAAAGATTCCGATAACTGTTCGGGATGTCAAAAGTGTATCAAGATTTGTCCGCATGGGGTATTCAATCATCAATAA
- a CDS encoding DUF6268 family outer membrane beta-barrel protein: MKLASLFLVVLGTLLCLEGKAQQLSFKTEYLGNSGYYFLPPGEKPREKIGDAKGSVVVYQGAFNMPLSVKLNENNRPTAWGIGLGGSYTSLNNKNFTDHMVSEIMNLQVGLYHLRPLNDKWSMRASAGVAVLAPSADLSKIRFKHVLGSGGIIFIRHLKPNLSIGGGVAINSSLGYPMIFPAVYLNWELDGKFDVNVELVEGLDVSAGYSFNDWFKLSYALEMNGQAALLEKDGKDVIFSHQYIVTGFRPEIKVGKTGLSMTAMAGLNLYRPASYSDRTLKGVFATDNDYYFSVSPYVSFGIKYNFGK; the protein is encoded by the coding sequence ATGAAGTTAGCATCATTGTTCTTAGTGGTATTGGGAACCCTTCTATGTCTGGAAGGGAAAGCACAACAATTATCGTTCAAAACCGAATATCTTGGAAATTCCGGTTATTATTTCTTGCCTCCCGGCGAAAAGCCAAGAGAGAAAATAGGCGATGCCAAAGGTTCTGTCGTAGTTTATCAGGGAGCGTTCAACATGCCCCTATCCGTGAAACTGAATGAGAACAATCGTCCGACTGCTTGGGGTATTGGTCTTGGCGGGTCATACACATCATTGAACAACAAAAATTTCACGGATCACATGGTTTCCGAAATCATGAATTTACAGGTAGGGCTTTACCACTTACGACCGTTAAACGACAAATGGTCGATGCGGGCAAGTGCGGGCGTGGCGGTACTCGCTCCTTCCGCCGATCTTTCTAAAATCAGGTTCAAGCACGTACTTGGAAGCGGAGGAATTATCTTCATCCGCCACCTGAAACCCAATCTATCTATTGGCGGCGGTGTGGCTATAAACAGTTCGTTGGGTTATCCGATGATATTCCCTGCGGTGTATCTGAATTGGGAACTTGACGGGAAGTTCGATGTAAACGTGGAGCTGGTCGAAGGGTTGGACGTGTCGGCAGGTTATAGTTTCAACGATTGGTTTAAGCTATCGTATGCTTTAGAAATGAACGGACAGGCAGCTTTGTTGGAAAAGGACGGCAAAGATGTCATATTCTCCCACCAATATATCGTAACGGGGTTTCGTCCCGAAATAAAGGTTGGCAAAACCGGATTATCCATGACTGCTATGGCAGGGTTGAACCTGTATCGTCCGGCTTCTTACAGCGACCGAACGCTGAAGGGAGTGTTTGCGACCGATAATGATTATTATTTCTCTGTTTCGCCATACGTGTCTTTCGGAATCAAATACAATTTCGGAAAATGA
- a CDS encoding TolC family protein, with amino-acid sequence MRTIQVLFALLITGNTVMAQEYPQKFSLQQCLDFAVNNSYAAHRANLDVSEAGYQINEARSNVLPHINASGGFDHSLVLPTTMLPGELIGESGTQIPVQMGSKNELDFDVSVEQVIFSPTLFTGIKIAKNNQELQRLRAAMTREEVIFDVSNAFYDILNSMQELENIHYMVSMQDSLYQLMEKRVEENVTREVDLNRIKVNLTNLRARGKNMNNTILQQKRYLQILIGIPIEDAFEVDDSEVQSIGLSELRGYSQPQNRIELDVLNKQKEMLELEIRSHKMEYLPTLSAIATAGYQFQSNRLNLTRDPWYSSAIVGVRLTIPIFDGLGKRSRIRRKQTQLQSLDWDIRETRQSLSADYLNARNGLEMTYELVQVQSENLKLAEKVYTQTMALYTEGLASITDLLETETSLHEVKIAYTTELIRYKKTEIDLLKASGTLKYLLSNN; translated from the coding sequence ATGAGGACGATTCAGGTTTTGTTTGCCCTATTGATAACAGGCAATACAGTCATGGCGCAGGAATACCCGCAGAAGTTCTCTTTGCAACAATGCCTCGACTTTGCCGTCAATAACAGCTATGCCGCGCATAGGGCAAATCTCGATGTCAGTGAGGCAGGTTATCAGATAAACGAAGCCCGGTCGAACGTATTGCCGCATATAAACGCTTCGGGCGGTTTCGACCATAGCTTGGTTTTGCCCACAACGATGTTGCCCGGCGAACTTATCGGCGAAAGCGGAACGCAAATCCCTGTTCAGATGGGTTCAAAGAACGAATTGGATTTTGACGTTTCCGTTGAACAAGTAATCTTTTCGCCAACCTTATTCACAGGAATTAAGATAGCCAAGAACAATCAGGAACTTCAAAGGCTTCGAGCAGCTATGACAAGAGAAGAAGTGATTTTCGATGTAAGCAATGCCTTCTATGACATTCTTAATAGCATGCAGGAATTGGAAAACATCCATTATATGGTATCCATGCAGGATTCGCTTTATCAGCTAATGGAAAAACGGGTGGAAGAAAACGTAACGCGGGAAGTCGATTTGAACCGTATCAAAGTAAACCTGACCAATTTACGGGCAAGAGGCAAAAATATGAATAATACTATATTGCAGCAGAAACGTTATCTGCAAATCCTGATCGGTATTCCCATTGAAGATGCTTTTGAGGTGGACGATTCGGAAGTTCAAAGCATTGGTCTATCCGAACTCCGAGGCTACTCACAGCCACAAAACAGAATAGAACTTGATGTGCTGAATAAGCAAAAAGAAATGTTAGAACTCGAAATCCGTAGCCATAAAATGGAGTATCTGCCGACGTTATCGGCTATCGCCACCGCCGGGTATCAATTTCAGTCGAACCGGCTGAATCTGACGAGAGATCCGTGGTATAGCTCTGCCATTGTCGGCGTTCGTTTAACCATTCCAATCTTCGACGGTTTGGGCAAACGAAGCCGGATAAGACGGAAACAAACACAACTGCAAAGTTTGGATTGGGATATTCGGGAAACCCGCCAAAGCCTGTCCGCCGATTACCTGAATGCGAGAAACGGACTGGAGATGACCTATGAGTTGGTGCAAGTGCAATCCGAGAACCTGAAACTGGCAGAGAAAGTATATACCCAAACAATGGCATTATATACCGAAGGTTTGGCGAGTATAACAGACCTCCTTGAAACGGAAACCTCTCTGCATGAAGTAAAAATAGCCTATACCACAGAACTTATCCGCTACAAAAAGACAGAAATAGATTTGTTGAAAGCAAGCGGCACACTTAAATACTTATTAAGCAACAATTAA
- a CDS encoding efflux RND transporter periplasmic adaptor subunit, translated as MKSKIVTPIIVTVSIVGLIAWKLVDNKQAIDRNAELSLTVNTVVPVMVEKPRYVELSEKISVNGRIDSENEVAVYSKTQGIVIKKYNKVGDVVSRGTVIAQLENNVIRENLRLSELDLAKAQKDVERFQNLVSIGAVTVRELEESQITLRSIESRITDLQDQLRHTTITSPTSGIINKDYFEEGTLLSVGSSVVDIVDNKILKMVANVTEKEVLKLKVGMEAVITTDLYPGNTFTGTIEAISPKSNDRYYYSVELSLNDHQLKPGMFATAIFNVDGNNCNTPVVSREAIVGGLKAPHVFVIRDSKAYKVAVQVGISDGEYIEIADGISSGDTIVKSGQINLIDGTEVSILNL; from the coding sequence ATGAAATCCAAAATAGTAACCCCAATTATAGTAACCGTTTCCATTGTCGGTCTTATCGCATGGAAGCTGGTCGATAATAAACAGGCCATTGACCGGAATGCTGAATTATCATTGACCGTAAACACAGTCGTTCCCGTTATGGTTGAGAAACCCCGATATGTGGAGTTGAGTGAAAAAATCAGCGTAAACGGTCGTATTGATTCGGAAAACGAGGTAGCTGTTTATTCAAAGACACAGGGTATTGTCATAAAGAAATACAATAAGGTAGGCGATGTTGTCAGCCGGGGGACGGTAATCGCTCAACTTGAAAATAACGTAATACGGGAAAACCTGCGGCTCTCCGAACTGGATTTAGCGAAAGCGCAAAAAGATGTAGAGCGTTTTCAAAACCTTGTATCCATTGGCGCGGTAACGGTACGGGAACTGGAAGAATCCCAAATTACCTTACGCAGTATTGAGAGTAGGATAACAGACCTACAAGACCAACTTCGCCATACGACCATTACGTCCCCCACCTCCGGCATCATTAACAAAGATTATTTCGAAGAAGGGACATTGCTTTCTGTTGGTAGTAGTGTTGTGGATATTGTGGATAATAAAATATTGAAAATGGTTGCCAATGTAACCGAAAAGGAAGTATTAAAGCTAAAAGTAGGCATGGAAGCGGTCATTACGACAGACCTATATCCCGGCAACACATTTACAGGCACAATCGAGGCTATTTCTCCTAAAAGCAACGACAGATACTATTATTCAGTAGAATTGTCATTGAACGACCATCAACTCAAACCCGGTATGTTCGCCACCGCTATTTTTAATGTGGACGGGAATAACTGCAATACTCCCGTAGTAAGCCGGGAGGCTATTGTCGGCGGACTAAAAGCCCCTCATGTGTTTGTGATACGAGATTCTAAAGCCTATAAAGTAGCCGTACAGGTTGGCATTTCGGACGGAGAATATATTGAAATAGCCGATGGTATATCGTCTGGTGATACCATTGTGAAAAGCGGACAAATCAATTTGATTGATGGTACAGAGGTATCCATTCTAAACTTATAA